Proteins from a genomic interval of Lactococcus protaetiae:
- a CDS encoding LPXTG cell wall anchor domain-containing protein, which translates to MSNKQRRNKKAIFRKFAATAATTSLLVSPLAPAMNAVADTITTNEAEINTEQVVEAPETELPEEIGLPETMEESTENSSEENKIENSTDEMSASNLVLPSVSTEFNDEKSIMTATEFPIFSREGSPTQQWRVISTENPMFPTPSQSWGTIYRFAGDQPETIDITPAQLTGDTQELEELIFAASGLTAQGANTWAGIGPNDENWNPSWVNIGVDSSVDNRENAQVVVDTTHIATEGTATIKLVNSANEVMLWDTTNDFLAHPERPNLQAAPAMVEVAVSVGEITQDWNPGNTLHITPAEASTLTAAQIADMARLQFTGADGTPVPLTDKDFGATWEAGERNIGEAIDVTFNVGGAEKTIPLRIVAEWPVSPLQGWETLEDQRNPENWGDWDQSWTSVFRLNGTNNRVLLTQGELEMDAEELQALILERANVYGEWAELKPADNQGISFNPNFVPTWNRFDLDEVGGRDEYEGRDKGSLNVDTSDIEDGKVKVSILNQNNHLLYDVDRSFMTDGMRASHAAAGELEIEIAIVDISSEAVVPMTAEAFDAISSDDSALKEAAGLVVSGISEADVKVRVVEGEENEESGVIRTDHEVTFSYNGLKTTTIFRTLEFATTTDDSDDTIQQVIPVGEDGAAAIISFNPTAISHEDLSDMSQEDVIEEILYSSGFRLFIVAANGEVEEIEGGDLLDMIELDGDDLEMFMNTNRFFGGTYDIGYRLNQSALTGTFGITNFAESDVDGQIPVTVSGYDYRLTLTEEEVDINQNEVADNDTDFKAQLLELIQPQVERKYHDTDGVGEWEEHEATGDFELELPAGFSMEELQLDEQFDVTVRYTVFADPNDEDAGSKVIDKEAKVTINSSMFSDVDAERVAMSLDEAVDADWNDVFATATPIAIKGYTDLNAEIINVTVPFFDGEEGVYNAIFEVKIEGEKESKYINMENAVTIIDTDGGRLAMSDDLRHFAVSNDPTLALTDIDEETIDETLADSVTRVIQAVDITTPVSRFAGNGETPRMLEEVENPALEFDTEELLALDTAHEGLDVAFYFGPDEVEITPTRASTSQLPGNGTMTVAVTADELSGDTGDDEVDDETTNGDDDTIVTGGDNVDTGTGKNLPSTGEMASTAGLFGAALLGLSGLTAWLKKRRNSGK; encoded by the coding sequence ATGTCAAACAAACAACGCAGAAACAAAAAAGCTATTTTCCGTAAATTTGCAGCAACCGCTGCGACGACCTCGTTACTGGTAAGTCCACTTGCACCAGCAATGAATGCTGTTGCTGATACTATCACAACAAATGAAGCAGAAATCAACACTGAACAAGTTGTAGAAGCTCCCGAAACAGAGCTTCCAGAGGAGATTGGACTTCCAGAAACAATGGAGGAATCAACAGAAAATAGTTCGGAAGAAAATAAAATAGAAAACTCAACTGATGAAATGTCTGCGAGTAATCTAGTCTTGCCGAGTGTGAGTACGGAGTTTAATGACGAAAAGTCGATTATGACAGCGACTGAATTTCCTATATTTTCTCGTGAGGGAAGTCCTACACAGCAATGGCGCGTGATTAGTACGGAAAATCCGATGTTCCCAACTCCAAGTCAAAGTTGGGGTACAATTTACAGATTTGCAGGTGATCAACCAGAAACAATCGATATCACTCCCGCACAACTCACTGGCGACACACAAGAGTTAGAAGAACTTATTTTTGCAGCATCAGGGCTTACAGCGCAGGGAGCAAATACATGGGCAGGCATTGGACCGAATGATGAAAACTGGAATCCATCTTGGGTAAATATTGGAGTAGATTCATCTGTGGATAACCGTGAAAATGCGCAAGTTGTCGTTGACACAACTCATATTGCTACAGAGGGAACTGCAACAATTAAACTTGTAAATAGTGCTAATGAAGTAATGTTATGGGACACAACAAATGATTTCCTTGCTCATCCAGAAAGGCCAAATTTACAGGCAGCACCTGCTATGGTTGAAGTTGCAGTTTCTGTCGGTGAAATTACCCAAGACTGGAATCCAGGTAATACACTTCATATAACACCAGCAGAGGCATCAACATTGACAGCTGCGCAAATTGCTGATATGGCCCGTCTCCAATTTACTGGTGCTGATGGAACGCCAGTACCTTTGACTGATAAAGATTTTGGGGCGACTTGGGAAGCGGGAGAGCGCAACATCGGTGAAGCAATTGACGTAACATTTAATGTTGGTGGTGCTGAAAAAACAATTCCATTGCGTATTGTAGCAGAATGGCCAGTGAGTCCTTTGCAAGGATGGGAAACACTTGAAGATCAACGTAATCCAGAAAACTGGGGAGATTGGGATCAATCATGGACTTCTGTTTTCCGTCTCAATGGAACAAATAATAGAGTTCTGCTAACACAAGGTGAACTAGAAATGGATGCTGAAGAACTCCAAGCATTGATTTTAGAGCGTGCCAATGTTTATGGTGAGTGGGCAGAGCTAAAGCCAGCAGACAATCAAGGAATCAGTTTTAACCCAAACTTTGTACCAACGTGGAACAGGTTTGATTTAGACGAAGTTGGTGGTAGAGATGAGTACGAAGGTCGTGATAAAGGAAGCTTGAATGTTGATACTTCTGATATCGAAGATGGAAAGGTTAAAGTTTCTATTCTGAATCAAAATAATCATCTTCTGTATGATGTTGACCGTAGCTTTATGACAGATGGCATGAGGGCTTCACACGCAGCTGCTGGCGAGTTAGAAATTGAGATAGCAATCGTTGATATTAGTTCAGAGGCAGTAGTTCCTATGACAGCGGAAGCGTTCGATGCTATTTCTAGTGATGATAGTGCCCTAAAAGAAGCGGCAGGACTTGTCGTTAGTGGAATATCTGAAGCTGATGTCAAAGTTAGAGTTGTAGAAGGGGAAGAGAATGAAGAGTCAGGTGTAATACGCACGGACCATGAAGTAACTTTCAGCTACAATGGTCTAAAGACCACTACAATTTTCCGTACCCTTGAATTTGCAACAACAACTGATGACTCTGATGATACTATCCAACAAGTTATCCCAGTAGGTGAAGATGGGGCTGCTGCTATCATCAGCTTTAACCCAACAGCAATATCTCATGAGGACTTGTCGGATATGAGTCAGGAAGATGTAATTGAAGAGATCCTTTACAGCTCTGGCTTTAGACTCTTTATTGTTGCTGCCAATGGGGAAGTAGAGGAAATCGAAGGAGGAGATTTGCTTGATATGATTGAGTTGGATGGCGATGATTTAGAGATGTTTATGAATACTAACCGCTTCTTTGGTGGAACCTACGATATTGGTTATCGTTTGAATCAGAGTGCGCTGACAGGAACTTTTGGAATTACAAACTTCGCTGAAAGTGATGTGGATGGTCAAATTCCAGTTACAGTATCAGGCTATGATTATAGATTGACTTTAACAGAGGAAGAGGTAGATATTAATCAGAATGAAGTTGCTGATAATGACACAGACTTTAAAGCACAACTTTTAGAACTCATCCAACCTCAAGTTGAACGTAAATACCACGACACAGATGGAGTGGGAGAATGGGAAGAGCATGAAGCAACTGGAGACTTTGAACTAGAACTTCCAGCAGGATTTAGTATGGAAGAACTCCAACTTGATGAGCAGTTTGACGTAACGGTTAGGTATACAGTTTTTGCAGATCCTAACGATGAAGATGCAGGGTCTAAAGTTATCGATAAAGAAGCGAAAGTCACGATTAATTCGTCAATGTTCAGTGATGTTGATGCAGAGCGCGTTGCAATGAGCCTTGATGAAGCAGTAGATGCAGACTGGAATGATGTGTTTGCAACTGCGACACCTATAGCGATAAAAGGTTACACAGACTTGAATGCTGAGATTATCAATGTCACAGTTCCGTTTTTCGATGGTGAAGAGGGAGTATATAATGCGATCTTTGAAGTTAAAATTGAAGGTGAGAAAGAATCGAAATATATCAATATGGAAAATGCTGTAACAATCATTGATACAGACGGTGGTAGACTTGCTATGTCCGATGACCTCCGACATTTCGCAGTCTCTAACGATCCGACACTAGCTCTTACAGATATTGATGAGGAAACGATTGATGAAACTTTAGCTGACTCTGTGACTCGTGTGATTCAAGCAGTTGATATTACTACTCCTGTATCACGGTTTGCAGGGAACGGAGAGACTCCTAGGATGCTTGAAGAAGTAGAAAATCCTGCACTTGAGTTTGATACAGAAGAACTCTTAGCTTTAGACACAGCTCATGAGGGGCTTGATGTAGCGTTCTACTTCGGTCCAGATGAAGTTGAGATAACTCCAACTCGCGCTTCAACAAGTCAGTTACCTGGTAATGGCACAATGACAGTTGCCGTAACTGCTGATGAATTATCAGGAGATACTGGAGATGATGAGGTCGATGATGAAACTACTAATGGCGATGATGATACTATCGTAACTGGTGGTGATAATGTTGATACTGGAACAGGTAAAAATCTTCCCTCAACTGGTGAGATGGCATCAACAGCAGGTCTGTTCGGTGCGGCTTTACTTGGACTTAGTGGTTTGACTGCATGGCTTAAAAAACGTCGTAATTCAGGTAAATAA